A single window of Pseudomonas benzenivorans DNA harbors:
- a CDS encoding acyl-CoA dehydrogenase family protein — MSHDVDEMEVVVGVKRFLQSEVIPRVAEIEAGDEFPQDILDKMAELGLFGMPVPEEFGGINLSLAEYVAIMEELAAGWSSLPSFLNSHCTVARILTLFGTDAQKSNYLPRLADGSGRGAISLTEPGAGSDLKSIRTTARENADGSYTLSGDKVFITNGMRAGLHLVLARTIPAGNASSTESNISLFILERDTPGFELTRLIDKMAFHHVDTAELRFENVQLPKESLVGGVIGKGLSQLLSVIEVGRIAMAGSAVGLARAALDTALRYSQERQAFGVPICKHQAIQIHLANMGTELTAARCLVREAVRQKEKLGRADMMASMAKVFATEAGINITREAMRVLGGYGYVAEFPAERFYREAPLYMLTEGSNEIQRNIIARGMLASDGPTLLGLV; from the coding sequence ATGTCGCACGATGTAGATGAGATGGAAGTAGTTGTTGGCGTAAAGCGCTTCTTGCAGAGCGAGGTTATCCCGCGCGTGGCGGAGATCGAGGCCGGGGATGAATTCCCTCAGGACATCCTCGACAAGATGGCGGAGCTAGGCCTGTTCGGCATGCCAGTACCGGAAGAGTTTGGCGGTATTAACCTGTCGCTGGCTGAGTACGTGGCCATCATGGAAGAGCTGGCGGCTGGCTGGTCGTCCCTGCCTAGCTTCCTCAATAGCCACTGCACCGTTGCGCGCATCCTCACTTTGTTCGGTACCGACGCGCAAAAGAGCAACTACCTGCCGCGCCTGGCCGATGGCAGCGGCCGCGGAGCGATTAGCCTAACTGAGCCGGGCGCAGGGTCTGACCTCAAATCCATCCGTACCACAGCCCGTGAAAACGCCGATGGTAGCTATACCCTCAGCGGGGACAAAGTGTTCATCACTAACGGTATGCGGGCCGGTCTGCATCTAGTGCTTGCGCGTACCATTCCTGCAGGCAATGCCTCCAGTACCGAGAGCAATATAAGCCTGTTCATACTCGAGCGCGATACGCCTGGTTTCGAGTTGACCCGCCTGATCGACAAGATGGCCTTCCATCATGTTGACACCGCAGAGTTACGCTTCGAAAACGTGCAACTTCCGAAAGAATCCCTAGTTGGCGGTGTGATCGGGAAGGGCTTGTCGCAACTTCTGTCGGTGATTGAAGTCGGGCGGATAGCCATGGCAGGTAGTGCGGTGGGGCTGGCGCGCGCAGCACTGGATACTGCCCTTCGTTACTCGCAAGAGCGTCAGGCTTTTGGTGTGCCGATTTGCAAGCATCAGGCTATTCAAATTCACCTGGCCAACATGGGTACTGAGCTGACCGCTGCGCGTTGTCTGGTCCGTGAAGCCGTACGTCAGAAAGAGAAACTGGGTCGCGCCGACATGATGGCCTCGATGGCCAAAGTGTTCGCCACCGAAGCAGGTATCAACATCACCCGCGAAGCCATGCGCGTACTTGGCGGTTATGGCTATGTGGCGGAGTTCCCAGCCGAGCGTTTCTACCGCGAGGCACCGCTGTACATGCTCACCGAAGGTTCCAACGAAATTCAACGCAACATCATTGCC
- a CDS encoding MaoC/PaaZ C-terminal domain-containing protein, giving the protein MTTALPSTFQELIGYDLGTSEIAYTKRDAILYALACGAKASDLSLVYERDLKVLPGYACALGLWAVEKTGALGVYDPKRSLHASQSLVMHAELPRSGRFESRGKVVAAWDKGKATIVEIEVTSEFFTLGYSIFLPGVGGWGGSNTPAKTADAQVPALHPGSVFTTSEQHAALYRLTGDLHPIHIDTSVAQANGFERPILHGLCTLGIALREVAENLGVDPTSLQSMSVRLSAPVLPGASIAVSLASANGQVRFEAHDNGTAVLKDGVVSFK; this is encoded by the coding sequence ATGACTACCGCCTTACCTTCGACCTTCCAGGAACTCATTGGCTACGATCTGGGGACCAGCGAGATCGCCTACACCAAGCGTGATGCGATCCTCTACGCACTGGCCTGTGGTGCCAAAGCCTCCGACCTGTCCCTGGTTTACGAGCGTGATCTGAAAGTACTGCCGGGTTACGCCTGTGCGCTGGGTCTGTGGGCTGTTGAAAAAACCGGCGCGCTGGGTGTTTATGACCCCAAGCGCTCGCTGCACGCGTCCCAATCGCTGGTCATGCATGCAGAACTGCCACGCAGCGGCCGTTTTGAGAGCCGTGGCAAGGTGGTCGCTGCTTGGGATAAGGGCAAGGCCACCATTGTAGAAATTGAAGTCACCAGCGAGTTCTTTACCCTGGGTTACTCCATCTTCCTGCCGGGTGTTGGTGGCTGGGGGGGCAGCAACACACCGGCGAAAACCGCAGATGCGCAGGTCCCTGCACTGCATCCGGGCTCGGTGTTCACCACCTCCGAACAACACGCGGCGTTGTACCGCCTGACCGGTGACCTGCACCCCATCCACATCGACACCAGTGTTGCTCAGGCCAACGGCTTCGAGCGACCTATCCTGCACGGCCTGTGCACCTTGGGCATTGCGCTGCGCGAGGTTGCTGAAAATCTGGGTGTTGATCCGACCAGCCTGCAATCCATGTCAGTACGCCTGAGCGCACCGGTATTACCGGGCGCGTCCATCGCAGTCTCGCTGGCGAGCGCAAACGGCCAGGTGCGCTTTGAGGCGCATGACAACGGTACTGCCGTTCTGAAAGACGGCGTTGTTTCTTTCAAATAG